The region TTTTCTTCTTATCAAATTGAAAAAGTAAATAATAAAACTAATTGGGATTTATGGCAAGAAAAAGGTCATATAAAAGATGGTAGTAATTTGTCTATTTTAAATAATATTAATATAAATCTGTTTAACGAAATACTTAAAATCTCTAAAGATCTACATTTAAATTCATTATCTTTTTCATTAGAATGGGCGAAAATTATACCTGAAATGAATTTTATTAATTATAAAAAATTGGAAAGTTATAAAAATTTTATTCTAAATTTGAAAAAAAGCAATATAGAACCTATAGTTATTTTAAATTACTACACCTTACCTATATGGTTTGAAGAACGTGGTGGTTTTAATAGAGAAGAAAATCTGAAATTTTTTACTGATTATGTTGATATTATCCTTAATTATATTGGAAATATTGTGGATTACTATATAACTTTTTTTGAACCTGGAAAATTTATTAAAAATAGTATTGAAAATATTTATCCCTCAAAGAATATCGAAAAAAAAGATTACATCATAAAAAAATTATATGATTTACACAAAGAAACATATGTAATGATAAAAAAGAAAAATAAATTCTCTAAAATATCGTTAGCAAAAAATATAGCATATGATGAAATTGATTTTAGAAAATATAATTTACTAAAATATATGGATTTCATTTCTATAAGTTATGATGGTGATTATAATTTTGATTCATCTAAACCTCTTCAAAAAGATGATATTGGAAAATCCATTAACCCTGATGTTTTATTAGATAGCTTGCTTAAATTAAAACACTTTGATAAACCAATTTTAATATTATCAACAGGAATTGCTGACGAAAATGATATATATAGATCTACATTTTTAATAAAAACTTTAACTAATTTACATAAAGCCTTAGAAAAAAAGATTAAAATTCTTGGATTTCATCATAAAACAATTTTTGATCTTTTTGAATGGGAATATGGTTTTTCTGCTAAATATGGTCTCTATGAATTCGACTACGAAAATATCAAATTCCATATTAGATCCAGTGGAAAAATATATGCTAATATTGTACAAAATAATGGCATTTTATCTTATCTGGAAAAATATACACAATAAAAAACAGCCGTATGTTAATATATATACGGCTGTTTTTTATTTATTATTCAGTTGCTGGCGGTTGAAAAGTTCTTGCTGCCAATTCTCCTAACTTTGACAGCAATCTGGGAAATTTAAGGAAAATAGAACGGTAGAATGCGGGTTTGAGACGATAAAAGTATGGAAAAATAGGATTAAAAAA is a window of Marinitoga hydrogenitolerans DSM 16785 DNA encoding:
- a CDS encoding family 1 glycosylhydrolase, whose translation is MEKNISFPKGFMWGNTFSSYQIEKVNNKTNWDLWQEKGHIKDGSNLSILNNININLFNEILKISKDLHLNSLSFSLEWAKIIPEMNFINYKKLESYKNFILNLKKSNIEPIVILNYYTLPIWFEERGGFNREENLKFFTDYVDIILNYIGNIVDYYITFFEPGKFIKNSIENIYPSKNIEKKDYIIKKLYDLHKETYVMIKKKNKFSKISLAKNIAYDEIDFRKYNLLKYMDFISISYDGDYNFDSSKPLQKDDIGKSINPDVLLDSLLKLKHFDKPILILSTGIADENDIYRSTFLIKTLTNLHKALEKKIKILGFHHKTIFDLFEWEYGFSAKYGLYEFDYENIKFHIRSSGKIYANIVQNNGILSYLEKYTQ